The Sandaracinobacteroides saxicola nucleotide sequence GCTGGCGCGGTCGGGGCGGCTGTTCGTGCGTGCGGTGATCGGCCTGGCGCTGGGCTTTGCGTTTTTCGTGGCGGACAATTTTGCCATGGCGATGGCGGATTTCGGCAGCCTGCCGCCGATCGCCGCCGCCTGGGCACCGTTTCTGCTGTTCCTGCTGGTGGGGGAAGCGGTGCTGTTCCGCACCGAGGAATGAGCGCCTTTGCCCGTGCCTTCCGCGTGGGGGCGCTGGGGCGGTTGGGGGCGGCGATCGACATTGGCGCGGTGCCGCTGCTGGTCTGGCTCTATGGGCTGGAGATTTACGCCGGCTATGCCATCGCTGCGGCGGCGCTGACGCTGGGGCTGGGCAGCCTGGACCTGGGCATGTCGGCGGCGGTGCAGCGGTTCGTGCCGCGGCTGACGGCGCCGCGGCGGCTGGTGGGGTGGGCGCTGGGCATCGGGGTGCTGCCGGCGCTGCTGTTGGGCGCGGCGGGGGCGGTGTTGGCGCCGACACCGATTTGGGCCGTTGTGGGACTTTTATTGCCGGTGGTGGTGGCAGGTGATCTGCTTGGTGCTGTTTTGCGGGCGAAACAGGATTTCACAGGTGATGTCATGCTGCGACTGTTCGCCGAACCTGGTCTGCGCGTGGGGTTGGCGGTGGCGGCGCTGCTGCTGGCGCCGGCAACGGCGCTGACGCTGTTGCTGGCGCATGGTGGCGCGGCGGTGGCTGTGGTGCTGCTGTTGCTGGCGCGGTTGCGGCGACAGATGGGGCCGGCGGGGGAGCGGGTTGCGGTGGTGCCGCTGCTGGCGCCGTTGCTGGGGCGGGGCCTGGCGCTGGCGCCGGGTGCGTTGCTGCGGCGGGCGCTGGCCGATGGGCCGCCGCTGCTGATGGCGGTGATGGTGCCGGCCGGCGCGGCCGGTGCGGCGGCGCTGTTCCTGTTCGCGCGCAAGCTGGCGTCGGTGCCGCAGCTGCTGCGGACGGTGATCGCCGCGGTGATGCCGTCGGTCGCGGCCGCGGCGGAAACGGGCGCGCGGCTGGCGTTGCTGGATGAGGCGCGACGGACGGCGTTGCGGCTGGGGCTGCCGCTGGGCCTGTTGATGCTGGCCTTGCTGCCGCTGCTGGCACGGGGGGCCTTGGCGGGGGCGGTGGTTCCGGGCGTGCTGCTGATCGGGGCGCGGACGGTGGAGGCGGTGCTGAGCCCGCACGCGGCGCTGGTGGAGGTGCTGGCGCCGCCGCGGGTGCCGCTGGCGATCAGTGGCGTGGGTGTGCTGCTTGCCGGCGGCATGTTGGTGCTGCTGCCGCTTGCGGTGCCGGCCGATGCCTTTGCCGCCGCGGTGTCGGTGGCGGTGGCGGCGGGGGCGTTGCTGTCGGCGATCGCGGCGCATCGATTGTTGCCGGGTGCGACCTTGTTGCCCGGGGGGCGGGGTGGCGGAACGGCGCGGGCGTCCTAAATTCGCCGTATTGCAACCATAGGGCGCGGTCATGACGATCTCTGCGACATTGCTGAAGGTGGCCCATGCGGCGCGGCCGGGCATCTGGAACCAGCGGCATCACCTGGACCGCATGACCCTGCGGCAACTGGTGGTGGCCTATTTCCAATATTATGCCATCCAGGCCTATCTGCTGCTGGCGGTGGTGAGCGCGGTGGTGGCGTTCTACAACCCGCCGTCGCTGCTGGCGGGCAGTGTGGCGGCGCTGTTCGTGGTGACGGCCTATCCGTTGATCTGGTATGCGCTGCATCGCTGGGTGCTGCACGGCAAGTGGATGTGGAAATCGCCGCTGACCGCGCGCACCTGGAAGCGCATTCATTATGACCATCACCAGGACCCCAATCACCTGGAGATCCTGTTCGGCGCGCTCTACACCACGCTGCCGACGATCGTGGTGGCGACGGTGCCGGTCGGCTGGCTGATCGGTGGGCTGGGGGGCGCTGCGGTGGCATTGTGCGCCGGGTTGCTGACGACCTGCGTCTATGAGTTCGTGCACTGCATCCAGCATCTGAGCTACAAGCCGAAGAACCGGGTGCTGGCGGCGATGAAGGCGCGGCACATGGCGCACCATTTCCATGATGAGAGCGGCAATTTCGGCATCACCAGCTTCTGGCCGGACCGGCTGTTCGGCACCTTTTATGAGCGGGAGCAGCGCAAGCTGAAGAGCGCGACGGTGTTCAACCTGGGCTATACCGACGAGGTGGCGCGGCATTACCCGTGGGTGGCGGCCATGTCGGACGGGGTGGCGAAGGGGCATCCGCGGCGGCGGGCGGCGGCAAACGAGGCGGCGAACGACAGCATGCCGGCAGACAGCGCGGCGTGACGGTTTCCATCCGCCCCGTCCTGAGCGGGGCAGACCGCAAGGCGTTCGTCGATCTGGCGTGGCGCATCTATGGCGATGATCCGGCCTGGGTGCCGCCGCTGAAGTCCGAGGTGCACGGGCTGATTGCCGAAAGGGGATCCAACCCCTGGTTCGAACATGGCGAGGCGGCCTTCTGGCTGGCGGAGCGTGACGGGGTGCCGGTGGGACGGGTGTCGGCACAGGTGGACCGGCTGGTGCAGGAGCGGCGGCCGGGGCTGGGGCAATGGGGGTTCTTCGACTATGTCGATGATCCATCGGTGGGCGCCGCGCTGATCGCGACGGCCGAGGCGTGGCTGCGCGGCAAGGGGATGACCATCGCGCAGGGGCCCTTGTCCTTGGGCATCTGGGACGAGCCGGGGCTGCTGGTCAGCGGCTTTGACACCAGGCCGACGGTGATGATGGGGCACCACCGCGCCTGGTTCGAGCGCGACGTGCTGGCGGCGGGCTATCGGGGCGTGAGGGACCTGCACGCCTGGGAGCTGGACATCAGCAAGCCCTTTCCGCCGCTGGTGCAGCGCATCGTGGCGGCGGGGGAGAAGGGCGGACGCATCCGCATCCGCGAGATCGACAAGGCGCGCTTTGCGCAGGAGGCGGCGCTGGTGCTGTCGATCCTGAACGAGGCCTGGTCGGAGAATTGGGGGTTCGTGCCGCTGACCGACGCCGAGGTGGCCTATGTCGGCAAGAAGCTGAAGCCGATCGTGTTCGCCGACCTGGTGCGCATCGCCGAATATGACGGCGAGCCGGTGGCCTTCATGATCACGCTGCCCGATGTCAACGAGCTGACGGCGGACCTGGATGGCCGGCTGTTTCCGTTCGGCTGGGCGAAGCTGTTGTGGCGGTTGCGCAAACCGAAGGTCAGCCGCATGCGCGTGCCGCTGATGGGGGTGCGGACGCATTTGCAGGGGACGCGCGCGGCGTCGATGATGGCGTTCATGATGATCGAGTATATCCGGCGGGCGTCGGTGGCGAATTATGGCGCGACGCGGGGGGAAATCGGCTGGATCCTGGAGGACAATGAGCCGATGCGCAGCATCGCCAAGGCGATCGACAGCGAGATCAGCCGCACCTACCGGATTTTCGAAAAGCCGCTCTGACCCTGCTTGCCGGCGGGGCCGGGCCGGGGCATCCTGAGGCCCTTGTGGTGAGGGAGGCGTTGATGCGGTTTCTGTCTGGATTGATGGCGCTGTGCCTGACGCTGCTGGCGGCAGTGCCGGCGGCGGCGGAGGCGCTGCTGTTGCGCAACGTGCGGGTGCTGGACGTGGTGGCCGGGCGGCTGGGGCCGGCGACCGATGTCAGCGTGCGCGACGGGGTGATCCAGCGCATCGCGCCCGGGCAGGCGGCGGACGGCGCCCGGGTGATCGATGGCCGTGGCGGCACGCTGATGCCGGGCCTGATCGATGTGCATGTGCACATGATGTTCAACGCCTTCGGGCCGGCGGACCTGGGGCGGGACGACCTGACGCCGGACAGGATCGCCGCCGCCGCGGGGGCGCAGGCGCGGGCGATGCTGTTGCGGGGGTTCACCGCGGTGCGCGATGTCGGCGGGCCGGTGTGGCCGTTGAAGGCCGCGATCGACGCGGGGAAGGTGCCGGGGCCGCGCATCTGGCCATCGGGCAACATGATCAGCCAGACCAGTGGCCATGCCGACCTCAGGGCGCGCGACGAGCCGTCGCGGCGGTTCAGCGGCAAGCTGAGCCGGGTGGAGAAATTCGACATCGGGATCATCGCCGACGGGCGTGACGAGGTGCTGACGGCGGTGCGCGAGAATCTGCGGATGGGCGCCAGCCAGATCAAGATCAGCGCGGGTGGCGGGACCTCATCCGAATATGATCCGCTGGATGTGACGCAATATACGCTGGATGAGATGAAGGCGGCGGTCGAGGCGGCGGACGATTGGAACACTTATGTGACAGTGCACGCCTATACGCCGAAATCGGTGCGGCGGGCCATCGAGGCGGGGGTGAAGTGCATCGAGCATGGCCAGCTGCTGGACGAGGCGACGCTGAAGCTGATGGCCGAGAAGGGCATCTGGCTGTCGGGGCAGAATCTGGTCGCGACCACCGAGGCGATGGACGCGGGGCGGCGCGAGAAGCGGCGGCCGGTGATCGAGGGGCAGGACCGGGTGTGGCCGATGGCGAAGCGGCTGGGGGTGAAGCTGGCCTGGGGCACGGATTTCCTGTTCGAGCCGGACCTGAACGCGCAGCAGAATGCCTATATCCTGAGGCTGAAACCCTGGTTCACGCCGGCGGAGATCCTGAAGCTGGTGACGCATGACAATGCCCAGCTGCTGGCGCTGTCGGGGCCGCGCACGCCCTATCCGGGCAGGCTGGGCGTGGTGGAGCAGGGGGCGCTTGCCGACCTGATCCTGGTGGACGGCAACCCGCTGGCGAACATCGACCTGCTGGCGGCGCCGGCGACGAAATTCTCGATGATCATCAAGGGCGGCGAGGTGGTTCAGAGCCTGATCAAGTAGCGGCGCGAAGCTGCACCCAGGCGGGGGCGTGGTCGCTGGCCTTGTCCTCGCCGCGGGTGTCGGCATCGACGCCGGCGTCCGCCAGGCGGTCCGCGGCAGCGGGCGACAGCAGCAGGTGGTCGATGCGGAAGCCCCAATTCTTCTGCCAGGCGCCGGCCTGATAGTCCCAATAGGTGTAGCAGGGGCTGTGCGGGTGACGGGTGCGGATCGCGTCGGTCCAGCCCTGGGCGAGCAGGCGGCGGAAGGCGGCGCGGCTTTGCGGCTGGGTCAGCGCGTCGTTCGCCATCATGGCGGGGCGGGCGATGTCGATCGTCGCATCCGTGGGGATGACGTTATAGTCGCCGAGCAGGACGGTGGGGGTTTCGAGCGCGAGCAGCTGCGCGGCGTGGGCGTTGAGGCGTTCCATCCAGGCCAGCTTGTAGTCGAACTTGGGGCCGGGCTGCGGGTTGCCGTTGGGGAGGTAGAGGCAGCCGAGGCGGATGCCGGCGACCTCGGCTTCGAGGTAGCGGGCCTGTTCGTCGCCGTCGTCTCCGGGCAGGCCGGTTTGCGTGGGCGTGATGGCGGTGCGGGCGAGGATGGCGACGCCGTTGAAGCCCTTTTGACCGTGCGCGGCGACCTGCCAGCCGGCGTCATTCAGCGCCGCGACAGGGACATTGTCGGTCTGGCACTTGATTTCCTGGAGGACGACGATGTCGTTGCCGCTGTGGCCGAGATAGTCGAGCAGGCGGGGCAGGCGGGCGCCGATGCCGTTGACGTTGTAGGTGGCGATCCTCACACCGAGAAGCTGGTGCCGCAGCCGCAGTTGGAGGCGGCGTTCGGATTCTTCACTTGGAAGGCGGCGCCGCCGAGCGACTCGACATAATCGACGGTCGCGCCTTCGACGAAGGGCAGGCTGACACTGTCGACCAGCAGGCCAACGCCGTCGGTGGTGACTTCGGTATCGTCGTCGGTGGCGGCGTCATCGAGGCCGAACTTGTACTGGAATCCGGCGCAGCCGCCGCCATCGACGGAAAGGCGGAGCTTGAGCCCGGTCTTGCCTTGTCGTGCCGCGATGGTCGCAACGCGGGCCGCGGCGGCGGGGGAGAGGGCGATGCTCATGGCGGCTAGATAGGCGTTGCGCGCGGTGGCGGCAAGCACGGGGCGTTCTGGGCGGCGTTATTGCGCCTTGGCCCGTTGCGGCCCGACGCCGTTACTGCGCGTCGGCAAGCTGCGGGCCGACGCGGCTCTGCTGCATGGCGAGGACGAAGCCGGTGGCGTCGAGGAAGGGCCGCGGGTTGACCTGGCGGCCATCGACATGAACCTCGAAATGCAGGTGGGTGCCGGTGGAGCGGCCGGTGGAGCCCATGGCGCCGATGGTCTCGCCGACATTGACGCGGTCCCCGACCTGGGCGCGGATGCGCGACAGGTGGGCATAGCGGGTCATGATGCCGCGGCCGTGGTCGATGTCGATGGTGTTGCCATAGGCGCCGAACCAGCCGGCGCGGACCACGGTGCCGCCGGCGCTGGCGCGGATCGGTTCGCCGTGCGCGCCGGCCATGTCCACGCCCTGGTGGTTGGCGGCGCCGCCATGGAAGGGGTCGTAGCGGAAGCCGAAGCCGCTGGTGTAGCTGAAGGAGGCGACCGGCATGAAGGAGGGCAGCGCGGTCATCGCGTCTTCGAGCTGCGAGACGCGCTGCCAGTTGACGAACAGGTCGGCAAAGCGCGGGTCGGCGCCGCCGGTGGCGGGGACATAGGGCCCGCCCATGCCGAGGCGGCCGCGGGCGGCGAAGCTGGATTGCGCGACGAACCGGTCGGCGTTGAGGCCGAGGCGGGCGAGCAGCGCTTCGGCATCGCGCAGGCGGGTTTCGGCGGTGGCGGCGGCCTTGTCGACGAAGGCGAGCTGCGCGGCTTCGAGTTCGGCGAAGGGTTTCAGCACGCCGGCTTGGGAGGGATCGATGGCGGTCTTGCCGCGACCCAGGCGGGGCAGCATGTTGGCGAGTGCATCGGGGCGGGTCTTGCCGGTGAGGAGGCCGGCGAGGAATTGCTGGCGCGCCTCGATCCGTTCGGCGGTGGTGGCGACGGTGCCCTGGAGCGCGGCGGTGTCGGCCTTCATGGCGGCGATCTGCGCCTGCATGGCGGCCAGTTCGGCATCCTTGGGACTGGGAGCCACCATGGTGGCGGTCGAGAGGCTCATCCACCCGGCCACCAATGCAGTCATCGTCATTGCCATTGCTTGCGTACCCGATCCGACCCTTATGTCGCGGGTTTTGCTGGCGCTGTGCAGGATGATCCGCCGTTCGGGCAGGATGCGGGACAACCATTCGTCGGCCCGTTTCCAGGCACCCCGGTTTGGCATGTCCACGCGTTCGACCCTCTTGTGCAGTTCAGCGTGCGCCAAACCCTCGACCCATTGATATTCCCGTTGCGGTTGTCCGCTTGGTTGGGGGTCAGAAAGCATCATGCGGCGGGGCTGCCAAGCGGAAGATACCAGCCCGGCGTCAGACCGGCCTGAAGCCGCGCTGAATCGTTGAACGGGGGCTTAACCATGCCGCGAAAGTGTCGCTGGACGAGGGCATGGAAAGCGGCCTGTGGCGGGGTTTTGGCACGGTCACAGACGAATCGGAACCAGCGGTTGCCGATGGCGACATGGCCGATTTCATCGGCCAGAATGCGGGTTAGGATCGAGACGACGCGCTCATCTCCGACGGCCGCGAATCGGGCGATCATGGCGGGTGTGACGTCGAGGCCGCGGGCTTCGAGCACCTGGGGCACGATGGCCAGGCGGGCGGCGAGGTCGTGGCGGGTGTCGTGCGCCGCCTGCCACAGGCCGTCATGGGCGGGGAGGTCGCCATAGTCGCCGCCGCTGGTTTGAAGCCAGCGGTGCAAGAGGTTGAAATGCTGGGCTTCCTCGTCGAGCACCAGCACCCAGTCGTCGGCGAAGGCGGGTGGCATTGGGGGCGCGAATCGGCCGAGCATGTCGGCGGCGAGGTCGATGGCGTTGAGTTCGATATGGGCGAGCGCGTGCAGCATGGCGAATCGGGCGCGGGGGCTGCCGGCGCGGCCCCGGCGCGGCATGCGGCTGGCGGGGAGCATTGCCGGTCGCGCCGGCCGGGCCGGCGAATCGGGGAGCGGCGCCGTGCCCGCGAGGGTGAGGGTACCCGCCCGCCAGGCCGCCGCGAGCGCCCGGGCGGCATGCGCCGTGGCCGCCGCATCGCCGGTGGCGAGCACCCCGGCGGCCACGGCGGCGAGGCTGGTCATGGCAGCGCGCGGGCGGCGGCCAGGACGGCGTCGGCGTGGCCGGGCACCTTCACCTTGCGCCAGATCTGGGCGATGCGGCCATCGCGGCCGATCAGGAAGGTGCAGCGTTCGATGCCCATGTAGGTCTTGCCATACATGGATTTCGCCACCCAGGCGCCGAAGGCTTCGGTCACTTCGCCCTCGTCGGCGCCGAGGGTGATGGTGAGCTTGTGCTTGGTGGCGAACTTGCCGTGGCTGGTGACGCTGTCCTTGGAGACGCCGAGGATGGCGGTGTCGGCGGCGGCGAAGTCGCCCGCGAGCGCGGTGAAGGCGACGGCCTCGGTGGTGCAGCCGGGGGTGTCGTCCTTGGGGTAGAAATAGAGCACCAGCTTGCGGCCGGCGAAATCGGCGCTGGTGATCGGTCCCGAAGGGCCGGCGAGGGTGAAGGCGGGGGCGGGGTCTCCGACGGCGAGGATCATGCGGTCTCTCCTGACTGGAAGGTGGTGGCCCATGCGGCAAGGACCTGCTGCCGGGCGAGAGTCAACGCCGATTTCACCGCGGCGAAACCAGGGAGGCCGAGGGCGCGGGCCAGCAGCAGCCCGGTGGCGGCGGAGGGTGCGGCGCCGTCGCCCGCGGGCATGACGAGCCGCAGCAGGACGAGGAGGCGCATCAGCACGCCATGCGCGTCGGCGAGTTCGGGGGCGACGGCGGCGATGGCGCGGTCGAGCTGCGGCGGGATGGGCGCGCCACGCAGCAGGGCGCGGGTCTGGACAATGAACTCCAGGTCGACGAGACCGCCGCGCATCAGTTTCAGGTCCCACGGGCCGGCGGCGGGTTTGTGCCTGGCGATCTCGCGGCGCATCGCCATCGCCTCGCGCGGCAGGGTGGCGGGATCGCGCGGCTGGGCGACGATGGTGTCGATCATCGCCTGGGCCGCGGCGACGGCGGCGGCGTCGGCGCCGAGGGGCCGGGCGCGGGTGAGGGCCATATGCTCCCAGCTTTCGGCCTCGGCGGACTGGTAGGCGGCGAAACTGTCGAGGCTGACGGCGAGCAGGCCCTGCGCGCCCGACGGGCGAAGGCGGGTGTCGATGTCGAACAGGCGGCCGGCGGCGGTGGCAACGCTGAGGTCGGCGATCAGGCGCTGGCCGAGGCGGTTGAACCAGGCGGTCGCGGAGAGGGGTGCGGGGCCATCGGATTCGCGGCGGAAATCGCCGCTGAACAGCAGCACAAGGTCGAGGTCTGACTGGGCGGTAAGTGCCTGGCCGCCCCAGCGGCCGAGCGCGAGGATGACCAGATGGCAGCCCGCGCAGCGGCCGTGCCGCGCGGCAAAGCGCGCGCTGGCGGCGTCTGCCAGGCGCAGCACCGCGGCGTCGGCGATGGCGGCGAGGGTGGCGGCGGCGTCGAGCGGGTCGATGGCGGCGTCCAGCAGGCGGACGCCGAGCAGGAAGCGGCGTTCGGCGGCCCAGCGGCGGACGCGGTCGAGCAGGGCCTCGCCATCGAGGTTGCGGGTGGCGAGCGCGAGTTCGGCCTGTGCCTCGGCGGGGCCGGGCAGCGGCGGCGGCGGGTCCAGGAGCGTGTCGATCAGGCCGGGATCACGCGCGAGGGCGTCGGCGAGCAGCGGCGTGGCGGTCAGCAGGCGGGCGAGCAGGGTGACGAGCGGCGGGTGGGCGGAGAGCAGGCCCCAGAACTGCACGCCCGAGGGCAGCGCCCGGATGAAGCTGTCGAGGCGGAGCAGGCCGGCGCGCCCCTGCTTGCCGCGCGCGACCGCGGGCAGCAGGGTGGGGAGCAGGATTTCGAAGCTGCGGCGCGCCTCTGGCGCGCGGAGCGCGCGCGGCCGGCCGGCGCGCCAGCCCGCCAGCAGGCTGCGCACCAGCGGCGGGTCGGCAAGGCGGGCTTTGGCGAGCCAGCGGTCGAGGGCGTCGCTGTCGTGCGGCAGGCGGGGTTTGCGGTCGCCGTCCTCGGCAACGAGGCGGTCGTAAGCGCGGGAGACGGTGCGGGTCAGTGGCAGCAGGGCCGATTCGAGGGCACGCCAATGGGGGGCGCCGGCCAGCCCGGCGACGGCGGCGCGCGCGGCGGCGAGGCGCGGGATGCTGTGGGTCTGGGCGTCGTCGAGCATCTGGAGCCGGTGTTCGAGGGTGCGCAGGCGGCGATAGGCGTCGGCCAGCGTGGTGGCGTCATCGGAGGTGATGCGGCCGGCGGCGGCGAGGGCGGGGAGGGCATCGAGCGTGGCGGGGGCGCGCAGGCTGTCGTCCCGCCCGCCGAAGATCAGCTGGTGAATCTGGGCGAAGAACTCGATTTCGCGGATGCCGCCGCGGCCGCGTTTCAGGTCATAGCCGGGGCCGGGTTTTTGGCCCTCGCTGTAATGGTCGCGGATGCGGTGGCTGACATCGCGGATGTCGGCGATGGCGCTGAAATCCAGGGTGCGGCGCCAGACGAAGGGCTCGATGTCGGTGAGGAAGGCACGGCCGAGCGCGGTGTCGCCGGCGGCGGCGCGGGCGCGGATGAAGGCGAGGCGTTCCCAGGCGAGGGCCTGGGATTGATAATAATGCAGGGCGGCGTTGAGCGCGAGGCTGGCGGGCGTGCTGTCGGGATCGGGGCGGAGGCGGAGGTCGACGCGCAGGGCATAGCCGTCGGCGGTGCGTTCGGAGAGGATGGCGGCGATGCGGCGGACGAGGCGGACCGCGGCTTCGCCCGGTTCTTCGGTGGGGCGGCGGGGCAGGGTGTCGGGATCGTGGATGAAGATTAGGTCGATGTCGCTGCTGTAGTTGAGCTCGTGGCTGCCCATCTTGCCGAGGGCGAGCGCGGCGAGGCCGGCGGGGGACGAATCACGCTCCGCGAAGGCGGCGGTGATGGCGGCGTCGAGTGCGCTGTCGGCGAAGCGGGTGAGGGCAGCGGTGACGGTTTCGAGCGGCCAGAGGCCGGCGAGGTCGGCCAGGGCGACGGTAAGCGCGACGCCGGCACGGGCGTGGCGGACGGACGGCAGGGGATGGGCGGGGTCGAGGCGGGCGAGGGCGGTGGTGAGGGCGGCCTCGGGGCCGTCGGTCGTCAGCGTGTCGAGGAGGGCGGTTTCGCGGCGGATGAGGCCGCGCAGGAAGGGCGAGTGGCTGTTGGCGCGGTGAATCGCGTCGGGCAGGCTCACAGGTGCAGCATGCCCGCCATGACGGGGACGCAGGGGCCGCCGACGGTGACGGCATTGGGGCCGGCCTCGACCTCGATCAGCGACGGACGACGGACGTGGCGGCCCTGGTGGAGGGTGAAGCGGGTCTCGGCCGGGTCCAGCGCGTTCAGCCAGGCGCCGAGTGCGGCGGCGGCGCTGCCGGTGGCGGGATCCTCCGTAACGCCGGCGAGCGGGGCGAACATGCGCACCTCGATATGGTCGGTGTGCCGGGCGTAGAGGTGCAGGCCGAGGAGGCCGGCGGACTGGCCGATGTTGCCCTCCGCGGCCTCGAAGGCGGCGACGTTGCAGCGGGCGCGGGCGAGCGCGTCGGCGCCGACTTCGGCGATCAGGAACTCGGCGCCGACCGAGGCGAAGCGGGGCGGGTGGCGGGTGGTGAGGATGTCGGCGGGGTCGAGACCGGCAAGCGCCGCGACGCGGACGGGATCGACGATGGTGCCCAATGCCAGCGGGCGGGGGGCGCGGACGGTGGCGCCGGTGATGGCGCCGGCTTCGCGCCTGATGGTGACGGGAACCAGGCCGGCGGCTTCCTCGAAGATCATGCGGTCGGGGACGGGGCGGCCGAACAGCGTGCCCAGGCGGGCGAGGACAAAGCCGGTGCCGACATTGGGGTGGCCGGCGAAGGGCATTTCCTCTTCGGGCGTGAAGATGCGGACATGGGCGGTGTTGGCGGGGTCGGTCGGCGGGAAGACGAAGGTCGATTCGGCGTAGTTGAACTCACGCGCGATGGCCTGCATCGCCGCCGTGTCCAGCCCGCGCGCATCGGTGATGACGGCGAGCGGGTTGCCGGCGAAGCGGCTGGTGGTGAAGACGTCGACGGTGGTGAAGGGAAAATCGGGCATCGCCGCGCTATACCAGATCGTCGGGCACGAACCAGCTTGGCCGGGCGAAGGCGCGGGCCTTGGTGATCTGGTGCGGGACGATGAAGCCCTGCCGCTCCTCCGGCTTGCGGGCGGCGTTGGCGACCGCCTGCTCCCGCCAGCTGTCGAGCGCGGTTTCGGGCGCGATGGAATCGCGTTGCAGGAGGTCGTGCCACAGCGCGTCGCGGAAGGCGCCGACGGCCCCGGGTTCGTGCCAGAGGAAGCCGGTTTCGGTGTCCCAGCGGAAGCTGCGGCCGTTGATGTTGGCGGACGAGATGAGCGCGCTGTGGTCGTCGGCGATGAGCAGCTTGCTGTGCACATGGATCATGCCGCTGCCGAAGCCGACACCGCGGCCCTCTTCATATTCGGCGATCTCATCCGGCCGGGCGCGCTGCTGCTGGGCGAGCGAGAACAGGCCGACGCGGCGCGGGATGCGGCGCCGCAGGTGACGGATGGCGCGCATCTGGAGCCATTCGCCATGGCGGTGCGGCGCGCGGCGGTCACCGTCGAAGGCCACCTCCTCGGGCGCGTTGGGCAGCAGGATGATGACCTGGAGCGCCGGGCATTGCCGGGCCCGTTTGACGATCCAGCGGGCGACGCGGCGCAGGCGGAAGAATTGCGCCTCGATATAGAGGATCGTCTCGGCGCTGTTGATGAGGCGGCGGTGGGCCTCCTCGATCTCGGTGATGCGGCGGATGGGGCCGACTGCCCAGGCGACGGGGTTGCGGCGGGATTGCGTGCGGACGAGCTGCACCCGGGCGTTGCCGCTGGCAGGCGGGGCGGGGGCGGGCGTGCAGGGCGTGAAGACGATGTCCGGCGCCTCGCCCGCCATCCAGTCCTTCAGCCGCTGCGGCAGCCGTTCGCTTTCCATTTCCCACAGGCGGCAGAAATGCTGGTGGAAATCGGCGACGACCGGCCCGGTGACGCGGGCCGACAGGTCGTGCCAGCTGTCGCCGACGCGGCGGCGGTGGCGGCGGTCGTCCCACCGGCGTTCGTCGATGTCGAGGCCGCCGACGAAGGCGGTGTGGCCGTCGACCACGGCGAATTTCTGGTGATAGGTCGCTGGCCACAGGCGCGGCAGGTGGCGCCAGGAGGTGGGGCGGCGCCAAGGGCTGAGGCCGGGGATGAAGGCGTCGGCGGCCAGCGATGCCAGCGTGCGGCGGGCAAAGAACCAGACGGGCAGGCGGGCGAGATGACGGAACAGGCCGCCGAGCTCGCCCTCATGCTGGACGACCAGCACCTGCATGTGGGTTTCATGGGCATCGCGGGTGAGGGCGTGCAGGGTTTTCCAGGTCCGCCAGCTGTCGGCGTGCAGGCGTTGCCCGAGCGTCGGTTCGAAATCGCTGAGGAGGAGGCGTACGGTGAGCCCGCGGTGGGCGGCGTCCGCGAGCAGTTCGCCCCAGGTGGCGAGGCCGGCGGCCGTCGCCTCGGGCGAGCGGGTCTTGGTGTCGGGATCGAGGATGCGGAAGGCGAGGTTCAGGCTGTGCGTGGCGCCGAGGATGGCGGCTTCGAGCGCCGGGTAGAAGGCGGCGGCCAGCACCAGCGGCTCGACGGCGCAACCGGCGCGGGGGGGATAGGGGGCATCGGGGCCGCTGCCCGGAGGCAGGAAGAGGGCGGGGGTCATGGGGTGACGGCGACGTTGTCGAGCAGCCGGACGCCTTCGATCCGGGCAGTGGCGAGGAGGCGGGCGGGACGGTCGAGCGTGTCGAGCGGTTCGAGGCTGTTGGCGTCGGTGAGGGCGACATAGTCGACACTGTCGAAGCCGCCG carries:
- a CDS encoding phospholipase D-like domain-containing protein, which translates into the protein MTPALFLPPGSGPDAPYPPRAGCAVEPLVLAAAFYPALEAAILGATHSLNLAFRILDPDTKTRSPEATAAGLATWGELLADAAHRGLTVRLLLSDFEPTLGQRLHADSWRTWKTLHALTRDAHETHMQVLVVQHEGELGGLFRHLARLPVWFFARRTLASLAADAFIPGLSPWRRPTSWRHLPRLWPATYHQKFAVVDGHTAFVGGLDIDERRWDDRRHRRRVGDSWHDLSARVTGPVVADFHQHFCRLWEMESERLPQRLKDWMAGEAPDIVFTPCTPAPAPPASGNARVQLVRTQSRRNPVAWAVGPIRRITEIEEAHRRLINSAETILYIEAQFFRLRRVARWIVKRARQCPALQVIILLPNAPEEVAFDGDRRAPHRHGEWLQMRAIRHLRRRIPRRVGLFSLAQQQRARPDEIAEYEEGRGVGFGSGMIHVHSKLLIADDHSALISSANINGRSFRWDTETGFLWHEPGAVGAFRDALWHDLLQRDSIAPETALDSWREQAVANAARKPEERQGFIVPHQITKARAFARPSWFVPDDLV